A stretch of Spirosoma oryzicola DNA encodes these proteins:
- a CDS encoding BlaI/MecI/CopY family transcriptional regulator, giving the protein MEKLTAKEEEVMQVLWKMQQGYVKDMVPQFTDPPLHYNTVSTIVRNLEEKGYVGHRAYGNTHEYYPIVSKETYQNRFVLKKVVGDYFDNSYKKLVSYFAQNEKISADELREILAMIEKKK; this is encoded by the coding sequence ACGGCTAAAGAGGAAGAAGTGATGCAAGTGCTGTGGAAGATGCAACAGGGCTACGTAAAGGATATGGTGCCTCAGTTTACCGATCCTCCATTGCATTACAACACAGTGTCAACCATTGTTCGTAATCTGGAAGAAAAAGGGTACGTTGGGCACCGCGCTTACGGGAACACGCATGAGTATTATCCCATCGTCAGTAAGGAAACTTATCAGAACCGATTTGTGCTCAAGAAAGTGGTTGGCGATTACTTCGACAATTCTTACAAGAAACTGGTGAGCTATTTTGCGCAAAACGAAAAAATTTCGGCGGACGAGTTGCGGGAGATTCTGGCAATGATCGAGAAAAAGAAATAG